TCTCGGATTCGATAGTATCACCATTGCCCCGTATATGGGCAAGGACTCGGTAACGCCGTTTTTGGAGTTTAAAGACAAATGGGCTATCGTGCTTGCTTTGACATCAAATGCGGGCAGCTTAGACTTTCAGAATTTTGAGAATAAAGAAGGGCTGCAATTGTTCGAACAAGTGATTGACAAAGTCAACACCTGGGGCACGCCAGAAAATATCATGTATGTGGTAGGAGCAACCCGAGGTGAAGGATTTATCAAAATTAGGGAGCATGCGCCAGATCATTTTTTATTGGTTCCGGGAGTGGGTGCTCAGGGGGGCTCGCTCGAAGATGTTTGTAAATTCGGTATGAACAAAGATTGTGGACTTTTGGTAAACAGCACAAGGGGCATTATCTATGCTTCGAAAGGGACTGATTTCGCTGAAAGAGCACGGCAGGAAGCCTTAATTCTTCAAAAAGAAATGGAAGTAGAGCTGTTAAAAGCGGGTATTATTTCCTGATTTGACATTTAATAATTCATTCGTAATACTTACCTTTGCAGCATGCCAGAAAAAATTATAATTCTAGACTTCGGGTCTCAATACACACAGTTGATCGCAAGACGTGTCAGAGAGCTAAATGTGTATTGTGAGATACACCCGTTCAATAAATTGCCAGATTTTGACGACACCGTAAAAGGTGTTATCTTTTCGGGCAGCCCTTATTCTGTTAGACAAGAAGATGCGCCACAAATTGATTTTGTCGCTATTCAGGATCGTTTCCCACTCTTAGGCGTATGTTACGGAGCCCAATACATTGCTCAAAAATCAGGCGGTGAAGTGTTACCTTCTGAAATTCGTGAATATGGTCGTGCAAATCTGCAGTTTGTCAATAGTGAGAATGAATTATTGGCAGGCATACCCACGCAGTCACAGGTATGGATGTCTCATGGCGATACCATTAAAGAAGTACCTGCAAATTTTGAAATTATAGCGAGTACAGATAAAGTTCGCGTAGCAGCGTATCAAGTGAAAGGTTCCCGTACCTACGGTATACAATTTCATCCAGAAGTAACCCATAGTACAGACGGTGCTATCGTATTAAAAAACTTTGTTGTCAATATCTGTGGTTGTGCACAGGAATGGACACCAGACGCTTTTGTAGAAACAACAGTATCTTCTTTGAAAGAGCAACTAGGTGATGATCATGTTATTATGGCTTTATCTGGCGGGGTAGATTCGACAGTTGCAGCGGTGTTATTGCATCAGGCAATCGGAAAGAAACTCCATTGTATCTTTGTGGATCATGGTTTGCTTCGTAAGGACGAATATGAGCAAGTATTGGATTCTTACAAAAATATGGGCTTAAATATCAAAGGAATCAATGCGAAAGATTTATTTTATGGTCGATTAGCTGGAGTTTCCGAGCCAGAAGAAAAACGCAAGATCATTGGTAATTCGTTTATTGATGTCTTCGATGAAGCAGCAAAAGAGATTCAAAAGGAATTGCCTGAAGGCATTGAAGCGAAGTGGTTAGGGCAAGGGACAATTTACCCTGATATCATCGAATCAGTTTCAGTGAAAGGGCCTTCGGCGACTATCAAATCACACCATAACGTTGGAGGCTTACCTGATTTTATGAAGCTGAAAGTTGTGGAACCACTTAAAACGTTGTTTAAAGATGAAGTCAGAAGAGTAGGGAAAGCGCTGGAAGTTGATCAGTCAATTTTGGGCAGGCATCCATTTCCTGGTCCGGGCTTGGCAATTCGTATTTTGGGTGATATTACACCCGAGCGTGTACGTATTGTGCAAGAGGCTGATGCGATCTTCATCAATAATCTGAAAGAATCCGGTTGGTATGACAAAGTATGGCAGGCAGGCACAATTTTCTTACCCGTCCGTTCAGTAGGCGTAATGGGTGATGAGCGCACTTACGAGCACGTCGTTAGTTTGCGCGCGGTGGGTTCGCTAGATGGAATGACTGCGGATTGGATACATTTACCATATGATCTGTTGGCAAAGATTTCAAATGAAATTATCAACCATGTGAAAGGAATAAACAGAGTTGTGTATGATATCAGTTCAAAACCACCCGCTACAATTGAGTGGGAATAAAATATGGGTTGCGGCGCTTGTAGCGTTATGCCTTGCCAGCTGTACAACCAAAAAAAGCACAGTATTGCGTTCGCCGTCCTCTGGTCATGGCGAACAGCAAACTGCTGTTACTAAACCTCCTGTTGACAAAGAAAGTACCATTACCAAGATGGGCGATACCCAACGTGTCAATGGCTATGCTGTGAAAAATAATCGCATCGCACTGCTGTTGCCGTTCGAGTTAAGTAATATTGCAGGTACAGTTAAGAAGGAAGACGTGGAGCGCTCTTCCTTGGCGCTGGATTTTTATCAGGGATTTCAGTTAGGTCTTGACAAAATTGCGAAGGAAGGTGCCTTGTTCGATTTGCAGGTGATTGATTCCCGAGACAATGTTGCGTATAATGCAACATTGGGTACAGCGGTCAATGTCAAAGATGCTGTGCTCGTGGTGGGACCCGTATATCCGCGTGAGATTAAGAGCTTTGGGCAGACCTTTGCAAACAAGAACGTTCTACAGGTTTCTCCATTAGCAGCAACCATGGCTTCTGAATTTAGCCTCCCCAATTTGGTTTCGATAACACCATCTATTCGTACACACGCCGAAACATTGGCGAAGTATGTTGCAGAGCAATATTATAATGGGGATCAGATTGTTATTTATGATGCTGGGGATGATGACAGCAAACAGTTTTTGATCAATTTTGCAAACGAGATTACCAAAGCTAACCCGCAGGCTAAAGTAAAAACGGTTATGAGCATCAATGAGCTTAATAACAGTCTTGTGTTGGCAGGCACCAATCATATCATTTCAGGGACTGCCAATAAAAATTTAGTAAAGGGCCTTTTGGATGCTATGGATGAACGCTTTCTGAATCCAGGTAATCAGTTTAAATTATATGGACACCCCAACATGGCCAAGCTTTCGTTTGAGAATTTCGAAAACATGGATTTTTACGCATTGACCATTACTTCTTCCAACTTGGTCGATGAGACGGATGGAGATACCAAAAAGTTTATTGGAAATTACAAGGCTGCTTATAAAGTTGATCCGTCCGAGTTTTCTTACAAAGGGTATGACGCGGCATTGTATTTTGGTCGATTGATAC
The genomic region above belongs to Sphingobacterium zeae and contains:
- the pyrF gene encoding orotidine-5'-phosphate decarboxylase, which produces MTRAELIHQIKAKRSFLCVGLDTDLAKIPDHLLDDEDPIYSFNKAIIEATADLCVAYKPNIAFYECYGIKGWQSLQKTWAALPKDCFSIADAKRGDIGNTSGRYAMAFFDEKASGLGFDSITIAPYMGKDSVTPFLEFKDKWAIVLALTSNAGSLDFQNFENKEGLQLFEQVIDKVNTWGTPENIMYVVGATRGEGFIKIREHAPDHFLLVPGVGAQGGSLEDVCKFGMNKDCGLLVNSTRGIIYASKGTDFAERARQEALILQKEMEVELLKAGIIS
- the guaA gene encoding glutamine-hydrolyzing GMP synthase, coding for MPEKIIILDFGSQYTQLIARRVRELNVYCEIHPFNKLPDFDDTVKGVIFSGSPYSVRQEDAPQIDFVAIQDRFPLLGVCYGAQYIAQKSGGEVLPSEIREYGRANLQFVNSENELLAGIPTQSQVWMSHGDTIKEVPANFEIIASTDKVRVAAYQVKGSRTYGIQFHPEVTHSTDGAIVLKNFVVNICGCAQEWTPDAFVETTVSSLKEQLGDDHVIMALSGGVDSTVAAVLLHQAIGKKLHCIFVDHGLLRKDEYEQVLDSYKNMGLNIKGINAKDLFYGRLAGVSEPEEKRKIIGNSFIDVFDEAAKEIQKELPEGIEAKWLGQGTIYPDIIESVSVKGPSATIKSHHNVGGLPDFMKLKVVEPLKTLFKDEVRRVGKALEVDQSILGRHPFPGPGLAIRILGDITPERVRIVQEADAIFINNLKESGWYDKVWQAGTIFLPVRSVGVMGDERTYEHVVSLRAVGSLDGMTADWIHLPYDLLAKISNEIINHVKGINRVVYDISSKPPATIEWE
- a CDS encoding ABC transporter substrate-binding protein, coding for MISVQNHPLQLSGNKIWVAALVALCLASCTTKKSTVLRSPSSGHGEQQTAVTKPPVDKESTITKMGDTQRVNGYAVKNNRIALLLPFELSNIAGTVKKEDVERSSLALDFYQGFQLGLDKIAKEGALFDLQVIDSRDNVAYNATLGTAVNVKDAVLVVGPVYPREIKSFGQTFANKNVLQVSPLAATMASEFSLPNLVSITPSIRTHAETLAKYVAEQYYNGDQIVIYDAGDDDSKQFLINFANEITKANPQAKVKTVMSINELNNSLVLAGTNHIISGTANKNLVKGLLDAMDERFLNPGNQFKLYGHPNMAKLSFENFENMDFYALTITSSNLVDETDGDTKKFIGNYKAAYKVDPSEFSYKGYDAALYFGRLIHQYGVDYVSRMTQEKFSGLNSDYRFEFYPKWGYANRSLGMLVYHDKKFERK